From the genome of Prevotella herbatica, one region includes:
- a CDS encoding DUF6055 domain-containing protein: MKRIIICFVVLTMACIGIQAQKLVYIPDSLKAYNLDNPNERWCWKHSVQTDNLVFFWEKGFGDNPLCPPDLDGHPMKVDMENLKNRVECFYQFFRDSLRFSSPGSKADKYKMMVMINYSLDGTAYGGTYDNFIGALWVAPNRIQDKKLNCLAHELGHSFQLQIPADSISDIWGGNGFLEMTSQWMLWQVNPNWVTDENYHFQAFRKLTHKAFLSIDNIYHSPYVLQYWTEKHGLDFIAKLYRDGKTGEDPTLTYMRICKLNQKQFNNEMFDCYKHLLNFDFKHAYKETRPYACTFSTPMDSVNINTYRVPDNIAPEEYGFNAIKLSKPLKKNKIKVKVKRLSKDNGCDLIYSLVEEPECYYLLVMNAPRKHVMLQRLDEYDNNLNAKPAVIEYQITVKGTNILK; encoded by the coding sequence ATGAAAAGAATCATCATCTGTTTTGTCGTTCTCACCATGGCATGTATTGGCATACAAGCACAAAAACTTGTATATATACCAGATTCTCTGAAAGCATACAATCTGGATAATCCAAATGAAAGATGGTGCTGGAAGCATTCTGTGCAGACAGACAATCTAGTGTTTTTCTGGGAAAAAGGATTCGGAGACAATCCTCTTTGTCCACCAGACCTTGATGGACATCCAATGAAAGTGGATATGGAGAACCTTAAGAATCGAGTAGAATGTTTCTATCAATTCTTTCGTGATTCATTGCGCTTTTCTTCACCTGGAAGTAAGGCCGACAAATACAAGATGATGGTCATGATAAACTATTCGCTAGACGGAACTGCCTATGGTGGCACTTATGATAATTTCATAGGTGCCCTATGGGTGGCTCCCAATAGAATACAAGATAAAAAGTTGAATTGTCTGGCACATGAACTGGGGCATTCTTTCCAACTTCAGATACCCGCAGATAGCATCAGTGATATATGGGGTGGAAACGGATTTTTGGAGATGACCAGCCAGTGGATGCTGTGGCAGGTAAATCCTAATTGGGTAACTGATGAGAATTATCATTTCCAAGCTTTCCGCAAACTCACTCACAAGGCTTTCCTCTCAATAGACAATATCTATCATTCTCCTTATGTGTTGCAATACTGGACAGAAAAACATGGTTTGGATTTCATCGCCAAACTATATCGTGATGGAAAAACAGGAGAAGATCCTACCTTGACATATATGCGCATTTGCAAGTTAAATCAAAAACAGTTTAATAACGAAATGTTTGATTGTTATAAACATTTGTTGAACTTTGATTTTAAGCATGCCTATAAAGAGACTCGTCCTTATGCATGTACCTTTTCCACGCCGATGGATTCTGTCAACATAAACACTTATCGTGTTCCGGATAACATAGCTCCAGAGGAATATGGATTCAATGCAATAAAACTTTCAAAACCGCTAAAGAAAAACAAAATTAAAGTGAAGGTAAAAAGATTGTCAAAGGATAATGGTTGCGACTTGATATATTCACTGGTCGAAGAACCTGAATGTTATTATCTGCTTGTGATGAATGCACCACGCAAACACGTGATGTTGCAGCGTCTCGATGAATATGATAATAATTTAAATGCAAAACCTGCTGTTATTGAATATCAAATAACAGTTAAAGGTACTAATATTTTGAAATAA
- a CDS encoding DUF6055 domain-containing protein: MDNNNYSIISRSTLRVLLLLITGFISACTDSNDVVIGNIAISDNEMPKTVDWDEVESTVSFNANSSWTATVDDVTSRAAHTQISWIKLTCPSGSAGDNKMPILLTKNDNDTYREATITVKCGDKLSQITIHQNANPDAVHVMDVSKIPDYAKYYCPGTWNEGFEKGPEGMLRSDAKWSWWRHKSSEHFFVFWAPGFGDNPNAETVPEALRVDVDDLLAKAENFYKTNVEKLGMATTGQGKSVLDKYKMEIYLLYQTEWLATGSGYDNTIGALWVNPSTCKPVGSTIGHEIGHSFQFQVSADKLFTGEAQAMSNGIVPVGFRYGFGQDGSGGCAFWEQCAQWQSFQDYPQEAFTQDANVQVWLKNHNRRFNHEWQRYASYWFQYYYTQKHGIQAYSRIWKESKYPEDPIETYTRLYCGGNLNTLYSDMYDYAAHCANYDFDAVHQYVTDAALNYGTKLYKNSKGYYQVSYDNCPGTTGFNLVSLNIPDAGTEVTAHFNALAVGSAVAAGDAGEIVDADGKSKGNVTTYNKQSNTNAGYRYGFVAIDGSDNSHYGKMFSATSGDATFSIPSGTKKLYLVVLGAPSTYNREGWDDDETNDEQWPYEVSFSNTDLLGNVTIPTGAPESITLSHSASLDSSSPDYVLGTINLLNNGDMGKIAKAFKLQPAEIAAATLSAAKVTADGPTEGKIAIANTNPDGSISYAYSANGTGFWIMADGTAGKWGDSPVYFEYNSTGYSLAYGHKPGASIKGKSYTIRPTMVYMKDGKLYKAVVDLQMNF, encoded by the coding sequence ATGGATAATAATAATTATTCTATAATAAGCAGGAGTACCCTAAGGGTTCTCCTGCTCTTGATTACGGGATTCATATCGGCATGTACGGATAGTAACGATGTTGTTATTGGAAATATAGCAATAAGTGACAACGAAATGCCAAAGACCGTTGATTGGGATGAAGTGGAGTCTACTGTTTCTTTCAATGCCAACAGCAGTTGGACAGCAACTGTTGATGATGTTACAAGCAGGGCTGCACATACTCAGATAAGTTGGATAAAACTGACTTGTCCTTCTGGTAGTGCAGGAGACAATAAAATGCCTATACTCTTAACAAAGAATGATAATGATACATATCGTGAAGCTACTATAACAGTAAAGTGTGGTGATAAACTTTCACAGATAACTATTCATCAGAATGCCAATCCTGATGCAGTGCATGTTATGGATGTATCAAAGATTCCTGATTACGCCAAATACTATTGTCCGGGAACATGGAACGAAGGCTTTGAAAAAGGACCTGAAGGTATGTTGCGTTCTGATGCTAAGTGGTCGTGGTGGCGACATAAATCTAGTGAACATTTCTTTGTATTCTGGGCTCCAGGATTTGGTGACAATCCTAACGCTGAAACCGTACCAGAAGCTCTGCGTGTAGACGTAGACGACTTGTTGGCTAAGGCTGAGAACTTCTATAAAACAAATGTAGAGAAGCTTGGTATGGCAACAACAGGTCAAGGTAAATCTGTGCTTGATAAATACAAAATGGAAATCTATCTGCTTTATCAGACAGAATGGCTTGCTACTGGATCTGGATATGATAATACAATAGGTGCGTTGTGGGTAAATCCGTCAACATGCAAACCTGTAGGTTCTACAATAGGTCATGAGATTGGACACAGTTTCCAATTTCAGGTTTCAGCCGACAAACTCTTCACTGGTGAGGCTCAAGCCATGAGTAATGGAATTGTTCCTGTTGGATTCCGTTATGGATTCGGACAAGACGGTTCTGGTGGATGTGCTTTCTGGGAGCAATGCGCCCAATGGCAGTCTTTCCAGGATTATCCGCAGGAGGCTTTCACTCAGGATGCAAATGTACAAGTGTGGTTGAAGAATCATAATCGTCGTTTCAATCATGAGTGGCAACGCTATGCAAGCTACTGGTTCCAATATTATTACACTCAGAAACATGGTATACAGGCATACTCACGTATATGGAAAGAAAGTAAATATCCAGAAGATCCTATCGAGACATATACCAGATTGTATTGTGGTGGAAATCTGAACACTCTTTATAGTGATATGTATGACTATGCTGCTCATTGTGCAAACTATGATTTCGATGCAGTACATCAATATGTTACAGACGCTGCTCTTAACTATGGAACGAAATTATATAAGAACAGTAAGGGATATTATCAGGTTTCTTATGATAACTGTCCTGGTACAACTGGTTTCAATCTAGTTTCTTTGAATATTCCTGATGCAGGAACAGAAGTAACAGCTCATTTCAATGCTCTTGCTGTTGGATCGGCAGTTGCTGCGGGTGATGCTGGAGAGATTGTTGATGCTGACGGAAAGTCTAAAGGAAATGTAACTACCTATAATAAGCAGTCTAACACAAATGCTGGATATCGTTATGGTTTTGTGGCAATAGACGGTAGCGACAATAGCCATTACGGAAAAATGTTCAGCGCTACTTCTGGTGATGCTACTTTCAGTATACCTTCTGGAACCAAAAAACTGTATCTTGTTGTACTTGGTGCTCCTTCAACTTATAACAGAGAGGGCTGGGACGATGACGAAACGAATGATGAACAATGGCCTTATGAAGTAAGCTTTAGCAATACAGACTTGTTAGGCAACGTTACCATACCAACTGGTGCACCAGAAAGCATCACATTGTCTCATTCTGCAAGTCTTGATTCTTCATCACCCGATTATGTTTTGGGTACAATAAATCTTCTGAACAATGGTGATATGGGTAAGATTGCAAAAGCATTCAAACTTCAGCCAGCAGAAATAGCTGCAGCAACTCTTTCTGCAGCAAAGGTTACAGCTGATGGACCAACAGAAGGTAAGATTGCAATTGCCAATACCAATCCTGATGGCTCAATAAGTTATGCTTATTCTGCCAATGGTACTGGATTCTGGATAATGGCAGACGGAACAGCTGGTAAATGGGGCGATAGTCCTGTCTATTTTGAATATAATTCCACAGGATATAGTCTTGCTTATGGTCACAAGCCTGGAGCATCAATAAAGGGTAAGTCTTATACAATACGTCCTACAATGGTATATATGAAAGACGGAAAACTGTATAAGGCAGTCGTAGATTTACAAATGAATTTCTGA
- a CDS encoding DUF4859 domain-containing protein: MKKNILYIAAVCMALGLSACSTDPEDAVEKHVYTENEAPYLRTDASANISTTAEFRKGHVALKTINLKDYAETIQTKLGMTVDDMIAGLETGKVVFYNINTSRGIWDKTATTKGTTGWYYNKSGQIVSKESDAAGYIELDKASKSIIVGVPENSSAGVSFSDNVGFAINNGKDYDQYVRLSVLISVTDPGLIMPTITIPTGDYSSYEVKFADYSDAIQKCLGMTASDFNSVVQDSKGDIAMYMADDEGKWDTTSTYTANGLGYWLDGSGKVTTWGKTGFSYFVETHDGSVGIGRAPGVAAGTKIKLHFVYASKTDNSKFIEFVCNVTLE; the protein is encoded by the coding sequence ATGAAAAAGAATATATTATATATAGCGGCGGTTTGCATGGCGTTAGGATTAAGCGCTTGTAGCACAGACCCTGAAGATGCTGTAGAAAAGCATGTATATACAGAGAATGAGGCTCCTTATCTGCGAACTGATGCAAGTGCCAATATCAGCACTACCGCTGAATTTCGCAAGGGGCATGTAGCTCTTAAAACAATAAATCTTAAAGATTATGCCGAAACTATCCAGACAAAGTTAGGGATGACTGTAGACGATATGATTGCAGGACTTGAAACCGGCAAAGTTGTATTCTACAATATCAATACTTCTCGTGGAATATGGGATAAGACGGCTACCACTAAAGGTACAACTGGTTGGTACTATAACAAGTCGGGACAGATTGTGAGTAAAGAATCTGACGCAGCCGGATATATAGAACTTGATAAAGCATCAAAGTCTATAATAGTTGGAGTGCCAGAAAACTCTTCTGCAGGTGTGTCTTTTTCTGACAATGTAGGTTTTGCTATAAACAATGGCAAAGACTATGACCAGTATGTGAGGCTGAGCGTTCTGATATCTGTTACAGACCCTGGACTTATTATGCCTACAATAACTATTCCTACTGGTGATTATAGTTCTTATGAAGTTAAGTTTGCCGATTATTCAGATGCGATTCAAAAATGTCTTGGTATGACTGCATCTGACTTTAATTCTGTTGTGCAAGATTCAAAAGGTGACATAGCAATGTATATGGCTGACGATGAAGGCAAATGGGATACTACATCTACCTATACTGCAAATGGACTTGGGTATTGGCTTGATGGATCAGGAAAGGTAACAACATGGGGTAAGACAGGATTTAGTTATTTCGTAGAGACCCATGATGGTTCTGTAGGAATAGGTAGAGCACCAGGTGTTGCAGCAGGAACAAAGATTAAGTTACATTTTGTCTATGCAAGTAAGACAGATAATAGCAAATTTATAGAATTTGTTTGTAACGTTACTCTTGAATAA
- a CDS encoding RagB/SusD family nutrient uptake outer membrane protein — translation MNKQINKIFMSAMIAACGLSMVGCTDLDETLYDTISSEQHEFSETELEHTIAPVYSSLRSVYWGWFGMSDIMDMSSDVWGVPSRIGIGWGDLYVSMHKHQLNSKIGFFQVNWENNYAGVNACNKILANKAIASNEDIVAQVRAYRALYYYNLLDLYRNIPLDTTYVHEAGWTPEQADPKVVYDWIASELNAVAEKCPSKIEMGKINKYAAHMLLAKLYLNHNAWFKDDTDKTWYSKSLDEVNKVIAGPFSLAPNYSDNFKEDISTSPEIIFGIPLENKYAGGNYMANLWIHNAGRARWNFSGWATGGGIVFPQFLDTYETGDTRMDNTWTGGQQYAMDGTAITADGEPLIYTKELHSIDNPGCYPFESYRLIKYEIKSGDFGTSYDDVPYFRLADAYMMKAECLLRLGQDEQTAADLVTKVRARNFKSDPSKATITVAQLKGGSNYNYGHRENQGTLGGEDKWIITNEGGADIEFGGLLDEYGKEFVCEAHRRDELIRFNIKGTNMNVYNGKSWFCKDAVTDRNGDLFPIPKSAMDGNPKLKQNPGYGTTTGK, via the coding sequence ATGAATAAACAAATAAATAAGATATTTATGTCTGCCATGATTGCAGCTTGTGGGCTATCAATGGTTGGATGTACAGATCTAGACGAAACATTATATGATACTATTTCGTCTGAACAGCATGAATTTTCAGAAACAGAACTTGAACATACTATTGCCCCTGTTTACAGCAGTCTTAGAAGTGTTTATTGGGGATGGTTTGGTATGTCGGATATCATGGATATGAGTTCTGACGTTTGGGGAGTTCCTTCACGTATTGGTATAGGATGGGGCGACCTTTATGTTTCAATGCATAAGCATCAGCTTAATTCTAAGATAGGCTTTTTCCAGGTAAACTGGGAGAATAACTATGCTGGAGTGAATGCATGTAATAAAATTCTAGCAAATAAAGCTATCGCTTCAAATGAAGATATTGTAGCACAGGTTCGCGCATATCGTGCGTTATACTATTACAACCTGTTAGATCTTTATAGAAACATTCCGCTTGATACAACCTATGTTCACGAAGCTGGATGGACTCCAGAACAGGCTGATCCAAAAGTTGTATATGATTGGATAGCAAGTGAATTGAATGCTGTTGCAGAGAAATGCCCAAGTAAGATCGAAATGGGTAAAATCAATAAGTATGCAGCTCACATGTTGCTAGCCAAACTCTATCTTAACCATAATGCATGGTTTAAAGATGATACAGATAAAACATGGTATAGTAAATCTCTTGATGAAGTAAATAAGGTTATTGCAGGTCCATTCTCATTGGCACCAAACTATAGCGATAATTTCAAAGAAGACATTTCTACTTCTCCTGAAATAATATTTGGTATTCCATTGGAAAACAAATATGCTGGTGGTAACTACATGGCAAACTTATGGATACATAATGCTGGTAGAGCACGTTGGAACTTCTCTGGTTGGGCTACTGGTGGTGGTATCGTATTCCCACAGTTCCTTGATACTTATGAGACGGGAGATACCCGTATGGACAATACTTGGACTGGTGGTCAGCAATATGCAATGGACGGAACAGCTATAACGGCTGATGGTGAACCATTGATATATACAAAGGAACTTCATAGTATTGACAATCCGGGATGTTATCCTTTTGAAAGCTACAGACTTATTAAGTATGAAATTAAGAGTGGTGATTTCGGAACGAGTTATGATGACGTGCCATATTTCCGCTTGGCAGATGCTTACATGATGAAAGCTGAATGCTTGTTACGTCTTGGTCAAGATGAACAAACAGCAGCCGACCTTGTTACAAAGGTTCGCGCACGTAACTTCAAATCTGATCCAAGCAAAGCTACAATAACAGTGGCACAACTCAAAGGTGGCAGTAACTACAACTACGGTCACAGAGAGAATCAAGGTACTCTTGGTGGTGAGGATAAATGGATTATAACGAATGAAGGTGGTGCAGATATTGAATTTGGCGGACTGCTTGATGAATATGGAAAAGAATTTGTTTGTGAAGCTCACCGTCGTGATGAACTTATTCGATTTAATATTAAGGGTACTAACATGAATGTCTACAATGGCAAATCATGGTTCTGTAAAGATGCTGTAACAGATAGAAATGGTGACCTGTTCCCAATACCAAAGAGTGCTATGGATGGAAATCCAAAACTAAAGCAGAATCCTGGTTATGGAACTACTACAGGTAAATAA
- a CDS encoding SusC/RagA family TonB-linked outer membrane protein — protein sequence MKKTLFSNGFMHSNAFIKASACLLLSTGTAIPVMASPESSGNPSPTIVQQNTTVIKGSVLDANGEPIIGASVVEKGSSSNGTVTDINGDYTLNIKRGSVVIISYVGYITQETTKGGKITLKEDLKSISEVVVIGYGTQKKGDITSAITSIKSEDFSKGNIKDAGDLIKGKVAGLTIANGSGDPSVASSIRLRGIISLSGGNTPLVLVDGIEGSLSTVAPEDIASVDVLKDASAAAIYGTRGAAGVIIITTKSGRRDAATTVNYSGYMSLSSFGKKLDMMDGTDVRNGLTQFNDKGYDTDWLDAVTRTAFTHNHNIMISGGDKSTTYNADFTYRDQQGVIIKTYSNDMRFNGGLSHWFMNDMMKISFNIMKRWHENGPVDAAATQIYRQAIMRNPTEPIYNQDGSYYENMAVNYYMNPVELLNEHKGEYKTENTRMVGNLTFEPIKGWQTNLMLSTDRDNSHDKGYYTSKYYDQVINYHTGYAYHSYSYGKSDNLELTSTYKHQFGNHRIEALAGYSYQYNEYEGFNANNTNFMSDFYQDNNIGVGGFLKEGKAGMGSYKYDDTLVGFFGRISYGYADKYNVLVSVRREGSSKFGANNKWGTFPSASLGWTISNESFMKSLTWINNLKLRAGFGVTGVIPSGSYQSLTQWSLGDPYYYDNGTWYQGLNVTSNPNPNLKWEKSTEFNVGIDWSVLNDRLSGTIDMYHKKTSDMLWSYDVPCPPNLYNTTLANVGKMRNMGIEIAVNAVPVRMKDFEWRTTVTAAYNATKLLSLSNALYQTANQHDMAVIGEPISLTTQRLEVGKPLGQWYGMKSVGVSENGLWMIENKETGKAEEFNDNMLTDDKYHQYLGNAIPKVNLGWNNSFSYKGFDLNMQFTGQFGFKIFNEARAYYENNAVVYNHLKSAADKQYGDYVLSRAQKQTFVSYYLENGNYVKLSNLTLGYTVPLKSDKYAKNIYVYLSGSNLFTITGYKGLDPELSNTDPLSSGIDWRDKYPSIRTFTLGAKFTF from the coding sequence ATGAAGAAAACACTATTTTCAAATGGCTTCATGCATAGTAATGCATTTATAAAAGCCTCTGCGTGTTTACTTTTGTCTACGGGAACAGCAATTCCTGTAATGGCATCTCCAGAGTCATCAGGAAATCCTTCTCCGACTATTGTCCAACAAAACACGACAGTTATCAAAGGTTCAGTATTGGACGCTAATGGTGAACCTATCATCGGCGCTAGCGTTGTTGAAAAAGGCAGCAGTTCCAACGGCACTGTTACCGACATTAACGGAGACTACACTCTCAATATAAAGAGAGGTAGTGTTGTTATTATCTCTTATGTGGGTTATATAACTCAGGAAACGACAAAAGGTGGCAAGATAACTCTTAAAGAAGACCTCAAATCTATCAGCGAAGTTGTTGTCATCGGTTATGGTACTCAAAAGAAAGGTGACATAACATCAGCAATAACAAGCATTAAATCAGAAGATTTTTCTAAGGGAAATATAAAAGATGCTGGAGACTTGATTAAAGGTAAAGTTGCTGGTCTTACCATTGCCAATGGTAGTGGTGACCCAAGCGTAGCATCAAGTATTCGTCTTCGTGGTATCATCTCTCTTAGTGGAGGTAACACTCCATTGGTTCTCGTTGATGGAATAGAGGGCAGTCTTAGTACTGTTGCACCTGAAGACATTGCGAGTGTTGATGTGTTGAAAGACGCATCAGCGGCTGCTATATACGGAACACGTGGTGCTGCTGGTGTGATTATCATCACAACAAAGAGTGGCAGACGTGATGCAGCCACTACTGTTAATTACAGTGGTTATATGTCTTTATCTTCGTTCGGCAAAAAGCTTGATATGATGGACGGAACTGATGTTCGTAACGGTCTTACACAATTTAATGATAAGGGATATGACACAGATTGGCTTGATGCTGTGACACGCACTGCATTTACACATAATCATAATATCATGATTAGCGGTGGCGACAAGAGTACAACGTATAATGCAGACTTCACTTATCGTGATCAGCAGGGTGTGATTATAAAGACATATTCTAATGATATGCGCTTCAATGGAGGTTTATCTCACTGGTTCATGAATGATATGATGAAAATTTCTTTCAATATCATGAAGCGTTGGCATGAGAATGGACCAGTTGATGCTGCTGCAACACAGATATACCGTCAAGCTATCATGCGTAATCCTACCGAGCCAATCTATAATCAGGATGGAAGCTATTATGAGAATATGGCTGTCAACTACTATATGAATCCTGTTGAATTGCTAAATGAGCATAAGGGTGAGTATAAGACTGAAAACACACGAATGGTAGGTAACCTTACCTTTGAACCAATAAAGGGATGGCAAACCAACCTAATGCTTTCTACAGATCGTGACAATAGCCATGATAAGGGATATTACACTTCAAAGTATTATGATCAGGTGATAAATTATCACACAGGTTATGCCTATCATAGCTACTCGTATGGAAAGAGTGATAATCTGGAATTGACCTCTACATACAAGCATCAGTTTGGCAATCACCGCATAGAGGCTCTTGCTGGATACAGCTATCAATATAACGAATACGAAGGATTCAATGCCAATAATACGAACTTTATGAGCGACTTCTACCAGGATAATAATATTGGAGTTGGTGGTTTCCTTAAAGAAGGTAAGGCAGGAATGGGAAGTTACAAGTATGATGATACTCTTGTAGGTTTCTTTGGACGTATAAGCTATGGATATGCTGATAAATACAATGTTCTTGTAAGTGTTCGCCGTGAGGGTTCTTCAAAATTCGGAGCCAATAACAAATGGGGTACATTCCCATCTGCATCACTTGGTTGGACCATCAGTAACGAGAGTTTCATGAAATCACTTACATGGATTAACAATTTGAAACTTCGTGCAGGATTTGGTGTGACCGGTGTGATTCCAAGTGGCTCTTACCAATCATTAACACAATGGTCACTAGGCGATCCATACTACTATGATAATGGTACATGGTATCAGGGACTGAATGTCACTTCTAATCCTAATCCAAATTTGAAATGGGAAAAGAGTACCGAGTTTAATGTTGGTATCGACTGGAGTGTGTTGAATGACCGTTTGTCTGGAACGATTGATATGTATCATAAGAAGACTTCTGATATGTTGTGGTCGTATGATGTTCCATGTCCTCCAAACCTCTATAATACTACTTTAGCAAATGTAGGAAAGATGCGTAATATGGGTATTGAAATTGCTGTAAATGCTGTACCAGTGCGCATGAAAGACTTTGAATGGAGAACAACTGTAACGGCTGCATATAATGCAACAAAACTATTAAGTCTCTCAAACGCTCTTTATCAGACTGCAAATCAGCATGATATGGCTGTTATTGGCGAGCCTATATCTTTGACAACACAACGTCTTGAAGTTGGTAAACCATTAGGACAGTGGTATGGTATGAAGAGCGTAGGAGTTTCTGAAAATGGACTCTGGATGATTGAAAACAAGGAAACAGGAAAAGCCGAAGAGTTTAATGATAATATGCTTACGGATGACAAGTATCATCAATACCTAGGTAATGCGATTCCTAAGGTTAATCTAGGATGGAACAACTCGTTCAGTTATAAAGGATTTGACTTGAATATGCAGTTTACTGGTCAGTTTGGATTTAAAATATTTAATGAGGCACGTGCTTATTATGAGAACAATGCCGTTGTCTACAATCATCTTAAATCAGCAGCTGATAAGCAATATGGAGATTATGTTTTGTCAAGAGCACAGAAGCAGACTTTTGTGAGCTATTATCTTGAAAACGGAAACTATGTAAAACTTTCTAATCTTACGCTCGGATATACTGTTCCTTTGAAGTCAGATAAGTATGCAAAGAATATCTATGTATATTTGTCAGGTAGCAATTTGTTTACAATAACAGGTTATAAGGGACTCGACCCAGAATTGTCTAATACCGATCCTTTGAGTTCAGGTATTGACTGGCGTGATAAATATCCATCAATACGTACGTTCACTTTGGGCGCAAAATTCACATTCTAA